A region from the Gossypium hirsutum isolate 1008001.06 chromosome A08, Gossypium_hirsutum_v2.1, whole genome shotgun sequence genome encodes:
- the LOC107940199 gene encoding profilin-2 produces MQNPTKQKMSWQTYVDEHLMCDIEGQGQHLKSAAIVGHDGSVWAQSSAFPQLNASEVTDIMKDFDEPGHLAPKGLHLAGAKYMVIQGEPGAVIRGKKGTGGVTIKKTGQALIFGIYEEPVTPGQCNMVVERLGDYLAEQGL; encoded by the exons ATGCAAAACCCAACGAAACAAAAAATGTCGTGGCAAACTTATGTAGATGAGCACTTGATGTGTGACATTGAAGGCCAAGGCCAACATCTTAAATCCGCCGCCATCGTCGGCCATGATGGCAGTGTTTGGGCTCAAAGCTCCGCCTTCCCTCAG TTAAATGCTAGTGAGGTCACTGACATAATGAAAGATTTTGATGAACCGGGCCACCTTGCTCCTAAAGGGTTACATCTTGCCGGTGCAAAGTATATGGTCATACAGGGTGAGCCTGGTGCCGTCATTCGTGGAAAAAAG GGAACAGGAGGAGTGACCATTAAGAAAACAGGACAAGCTCTTATATTTGGTATCTATGAAGAACCAGTGACTCCAGGACAATGCAACATGGTTGTTGAAAGGTTGGGTGATTATCTTGCTGAACAGGGActttga
- the LOC107940191 gene encoding derlin-1, with translation MNMYSSIFQVWRLFTNFFFLEKFSINFGIRLLLIARYGVQLEKGPFERRTADFLWMMIFGALTLLVLSAIPIFRTPFLGVSLVFMLLYVWSREFPNAQINIYGLVTLKSFYLPWAMLALDVIFGSKLIPDLLGIIAGHLYYFLTVLHPLATGKVFLKTPMWVNKLVARYRIGAPSQPSRSAAQSDRPTGVAFSGRSYRLNG, from the exons ATGAATATGTATTCAAGTATTTTTCAG GTGTGGAGGCTATTTACAAATTTCTTTTTCCTCGAgaaattttctatcaattttgggATACGCCTTTTACTGAT AGCAAGATATGGAGTTCAACTCGAGAAGGGACCATTTGAAAGGCGGACAGCTGATTTCTTGTGGATGATGATATTTGGCGCTTTGACATTGTTG GTTTTGTCAGCAATCCCGATATTCCGTACCCCTTTCCTAGGGGTGTCTCTCGTTTTCATGCTTCTTTATGTCTGGAGTAGAGAGTTTCCAAATGCTCAAATCAACATATACGGCCTTGTAACTCTTAAG TCATTCTATCTACCTTGGGCAATGCTTGCTTTGGATGTTATTTTTGGCTCAAAACTCATCCCGGATCTGCTCGGGATCATTGCCGGACATCTATATTACTTCCTGACTGTGTTGCATCCTCTTGCAACCGGAAAGGTCTTCCTCAAGACGCCTATGTGGGT TAACAAACTGGTTGCAAGATATAGAATAGGAGCTCCGTCACAGCCAAGTCGTTCTGCTGCACAGTCTGATAGACCAACAGGTGTAGCTTTCAGTGGAAGATCTTATCGACTTAATGGATGA
- the LOC107940189 gene encoding uncharacterized protein, producing MMDAKALAKSKRAHSQHHSKKPHSVQKSKPPSPGVNEPSNSKKQTIKQIKEKAHQAQRISALPSNWNRYEEEFDSGSEDPNQTPDVIVPKSKGADFRHLISEAQSQLQSNPYSNNIPSLDDVFPGDFNQFVGSMLAVRGEGILSWTGNDNFVVDDSTTATPEASFLSLNLHALAEQLEKVDLSERLFIEEDLLPPDLRSERSKVKNDQEPDQMQAPPDQKEAAKITEGPTPNDLPGSKAIDAILSNSGLDSMAEVQGVSISGQHGESSESRAPNNLNSTTASNKKVPKFEAAAAEAKLDMLLNSFNETKLLDTSDLSSKKSSSIGSLKASNLDSLLDDLLQETSITVNRGIDSSKTAAVNSTSEDLLDDLLQETSSTIVDAKLGSDNNVRSSSSSSQSVSKSKILNDFDSWLDTI from the exons ATGATGGATGCTAAAGCATTGGCGAAATCAAAAAGAGCTCATTCACAACACCATAGTAAAAAGCCTCATTCGGTCCAAAAATCGAAACCACCATCACCTGGTGTTAATGAACCTTCAAATTCGAAAAAGCAAACAATCAAGCAAATCAAAGAGAAAGCTCATCAGGCTCAGCGTATATCCGCATTACCATCGAATTGGAATCGTTACGAGGAAGAATTTGATTCAGGTTCTGAAGATCCAAACCAAACTCCCGATGTTATTGTGCCAAAGAGTAAAGGAGCGGACTTTCGTCATTTGATTTCCGAGGCTCAATCTCAGTTGCAATCAAATCCTTATTCAAATAACATTCCTTCTTTAGATGATGTTTTTCCCG GTGATTTCAATCAATTTGTAGGTTCAATGCTTGCAGTAAGAGGAGAGGGAATTTTATCATGGACTGGAAATGATAACTTCGTTGTGGATGATAGCACGACTGCAACTCCTGAG GCCTCATTTCTCTCCCTTAATTTGCATGCTCTTGCTGAACAACTCGAAAAAGTAGATTTATCTGAGAGGCTCTTCATTGAAGAAGATCTATTACCACCAGATCTG CGTTCTGAGAGATCGAAGGTAAAAAATGATCAGGAACCTGATCAAATGCAAGCGCCACCTGATCAAAAAGAAGCTGCAAAGATAACTGAAGGACCAACTCCAAATGATTTACCCGGCAGCAAGGCCATAGATGCAATATTGTCCAACAGCGGATTGGATTCGATGGCTGAAGTTCAGGGTGTTTCTATTTCCGGTCAACACGGCGAATCCAGTGAAAGTAGAGCACCAAACAATTTGAATTCCACTACTGCCTCAAACAAAAAAGTCCCAAAATTTGAAGCGGCAGCTGCTGAAGCCAAATTGGATATGCTTCTTAATTCTTTCAATGAGACTAAACTTCTCGATACTTCCGACTTAAGTTCCAAAAAATCCTCGAGCATCGGTTCACTCAAAGCTTCCAATTTAGACAGTTTGCTGGATGATTTATTACAAGAAACATCGATAACAGTAAACCGAGGTATAGATTCATCAAAGACTGCCGCAGTTAATTCAACTTCCGAAGATTTGCTCGATGATTTATTACAAGAAACATCATCGACAATTGTAGATGCCAAACTTGGTTCGGATAACAATGTtcgatcttcttcttcatcttcccaATCTGTATCGAAGTCAAAAATATTGAATGATTTTGATTCATGGTTAGATACTATCTGA
- the LOC107940211 gene encoding mitochondrial-processing peptidase subunit alpha produces the protein MYRTAASRLRALKGRTSRIAPARFASSSTVATTSSSSGGLLSWLTGSQSKSVPSLDFPLPGVALPPSLPDYVEPGKTKITTLPNGLKVASETSASPAASIGLYVDCGSIYESPASFGVSHLLERMAFKSTTNRSHLRIVREVEAIGGNVNAAVSREQIGYTFDALKTYVPEMVELLIDSVRNPAYLDWEVNEQLQKVKEEIAEAAKNPHGLLLEAIHSAGYSGALANPLLAPESAVNMLNSTVLEDFVAEIFTASRMVLAATGVEHEELLSVAEPLLSDLPNIPRAQEPKSVYTGGDYRCQADSGGQTHFALAFELPGGWHNEKEAIILTVLQILMGGGGSFSAGGPGKGMYSRLYLRVLNQYPQVQSFSAFNSIYNHTGLFGIQATTGSDFVPSAIDVAVKELIAVATPGQVEQKELERAKQSTKSAILMNLESRAVASEDIGKQILTYGERKPVEHFLKVVNEITPKDISSVAEKLLSSNLTMASYGNVINVPRYDSISSKFKGK, from the exons GGTCGCACAAGCCGTATAGCACCTGCAAGGTTTGCAAGTTCAAGCACTGTTGCTACAACATCATCCTCTTCAGGTGGCCTCTTAAGTTGGCTGACTGGGAGTCAATCCAAGTCTGTACCATCACTAGATTTCCCCCTACCTGGTGTTGCCCTACCACCTTCATTGCCTGATTATGTTGAACCTGGTAAAACTAAGATTACAACTCTTCCAAATGGCCTCAAAGTTGCTTCGGAAACCTCAGCA AGTCCTGCTGCTTCAATAGGATTATATGTTGATTGTGGTTCAATCTATGAGTCACCAGCCTCTTTTGGGGTCTCACACCTACTTGAGCGTATGGCCTTCAAAAGCACAACAAACCGAAGCCATTTGCGTATTGTGAGGGAAGTAGAGGCAATCGGTGGCAATGTAAATGCTGCAGTTTCTCGGGAGCAGATTGGATATACCTTTGATGCTTTGAAGACTTATGTTCCTGAAATGGTAGAGTTGCTTATTGATTCTGTGAGAAACCCTGCTTACTTGGATTGGGAGGTCAATGAACAA CTTCAGAAAGTGAAAGAGGAAATTGCTGAAGCAGCAAAGAATCCACATGGCTTGCTTTTAGAAGCTATTCACTCGGCAGGTTATTCTGGTGCATTGGCAAATCCTCTTTTAGCCCCAGAATCTGCAGTTAATATGTTGAACAGTACAGTTTTGGAGGATTTTGTTGCA GAAATTTTTACTGCTTCTCGGATGGTACTGGCAGCAACTGGTGTAGAACATGAAGAATTGTTATCTGTTGCAGAACCACTTCTGTCAGATCTTCCCAATATTCCTCGTGCTCAGGAACCAAAATCTGTGTATACTGGAGGAGATTATCGTTGCCAGGCTGATTCAGGG GGCCAAACTCATTTTGCTCTTGCATTTGAACTTCCTGGTGGTTGGCACAATGAGAAGGAAGCTATAATTTTGACCGTTCTTCAG ATTCTAATGGGAGGAGGTGGATCATTTTCAGCTGGTGGCCCTGGAAAAGGAATGTATTCAAGATTAT ATCtacgtgtcttgaatcagtatccacAAGTTCAGTCCTTTTCAGCATTCAACAGCATTTACAACCATACTGGCTTATTTGGAATACAAGCTACAACT GGTTCTGATTTTGTACCATCTGCCATTGATGTTGCTGTCAAGGAGCTTATTGCTGTTGCAACTCCTGGACAAG TTGAGCAGAAAGAACTGGAGCGTGCTAAACAGTCGACCAAGTCTGCCATTTTGATGAACTTGGAATCCAGA GCAGTTGCTTCAGAAGATATTGGTAAACAAATCTTGACATATGGTGAGAG GAAACCCGTGGAGCATTTCTTGAAGGTCGTCAATGAAATTACACCAAAGGATATTTCTTCAGTAGCCGAAAAGCTTCTATCTTCTAATCTCACAATGGCATCTTACGGGAATG TCATTAACGTACCAAGATACGATTCCATTAGCAGCAAGTTCAAGGGAAAATGA